Proteins encoded in a region of the Coffea eugenioides isolate CCC68of chromosome 4, Ceug_1.0, whole genome shotgun sequence genome:
- the LOC113769466 gene encoding galactoside 2-alpha-L-fucosyltransferase-like, protein MMRSWNPAYPPKDAIPWCREAKSFCTSVKVIGISAACLVGFFVLYSAMENKPFYGQRTSESGPWRKDVDFDDIIKRTREMGEYFAQPVQEPEDKLLGGLLPEGLDVNSCVSRYQSALYRKEQKHQPSSYLVSRLRKYEALHKQCGPFTESYNRSLEYLKSGSHSQYTNSTGCKYVIWTHPIHGLGNRILSLASAFLYALLTNRVLLVDPESEVPDLFCEPFEVSWLLPSDFPLIGNFSGFDKNSPQSFGTLLKNISRGSSNSSSLPPYIYLHLLHDYDDDNKRFFCNQDQPVVQNVTWLIAKSNVYFAPALFSVSTFQQEISSLFPDLGTVFHHLGRYLFHPTNFVWGLITTYYDTNLARADERIGIQIRVFEKDPELQLLDQIMACAAKENLLPLVNGTEPVASQSGKLKTKAVLIASLEYGYFKAMRSMYWKHSTVTGEVIEVHQPSHEKHQYNDKKMHNIKAWAEMYLLSLTDKLVTSADSTFGYVAHSLGGLKPWILYKPENHVAPDPPCRRAVSKEPCMHAPPYYDCITKQWTGPGAKLDPHVQHCDDKWYGIKFIDREENL, encoded by the exons ATGATGAGGTCCTGGAACCCTGCTTATCCTCCAAAGGATGCCATACCATGGTGTCGAGAGGCCAAGTCCTTCTGTACTTCAGTCAAAGTAATTGGGATTTCAGCAGCTTGCTTGGTGGGATTCTTTGTTTTGTATTCTGCAATGGAAAACAAGCCTTTCTATGGCCAGAGGACGAGTGAATCGGGGCCTTGGAGAAAAG ATGTTGATTTCGATGATATTATAAAGCGGACCAGGGAAATGGGAGAATATTTTGCCCAGCCGGTCCAGGAACCAGAGGACAAGCTTCTTGGTGGCCTTCTCCCGGAAGGATTAGATGTAAATTCATGTGTAAGTAGGTATCAGTCAGCCTTGTACAGAAAGGAACAGAAACACCAGCCTTCTTCCTATCTGGTCTCCAGGTTGAGAAAATATGAAGCCCTGCATAAACAATGTGGACCATTTACAGAGTCCTACAACAGAAGCTTGGAATATCTTAAGTCAGGAAGCCACAGCCAATACACAAATTCCACAGGTTGCAAGTACGTTATATGGACTCACCCAATCCATGGTTTAGGAAACAGAATACTTAGTTTGGCATCTGCTTTTCTTTATGCTCTCCTAACAAATAGAGTCCTACTTGTTGATCCAGAAAGTGAAGTTCCTGATCTTTTCTGCGAACCATTTGAGGTTTCTTGGTTACTTCCCTCTGATTTCCCTCTAATTGGCAACTTCAGTGGCTTTGATAAAAACTCTCCTCAGAGTTTTGGAACACTGCTGAAAAATATTAGTCGTGGTAGTTCGAATTCATCTTCCCTGCCACCCTATATCTATCTCCATCTACTCCATGACTATGATGATGATAACAAGCGTTTCTTTTGCAATCAAGATCAACCTGTTGTCCAGAATGTGACTTGGCTGATTGCCAAATCAAACGTGTATTTTGCACCAGCTCTTTTTTCAGTTTCAACTTTTCAGCAAGAAATTAGCAGTCTCTTTCCAGATTTAGGAACTGTGTTCCATCACTTGGGCCGTTATCTCTTCCATCCCACGAACTTTGTTTGGGGGCTTATCACCACATATTACGACACTAACTTAGCTAGAGCAGATGAAAGGATAGGCATCCAAATACGAGTATTTGAGAAAGATCCTGAGCTTCAATTGTTAGATCAGATTATGGCGTGTGCAGCGAAGGAAAATCTACTGCCACTAGTCAATGGGACGGAACCTGTTGCCAGCCAATCTGGTAAGCTTAAGACTAAAGCTGTTTTGATAGCTTCTTTAGAATATGGCTACTTTAAGGCAATGAGAAGCATGTACTGGAAACATTCCACGGTCACAGGAGAAGTGATTGAAGTACACCAGCCAAGTCATGAAAAACATCAGTACAATGATAAAAAGATGCACAATATAAAAGCATGGGCAGAAATGTATCTGTTGAGCTTGACTGATAAGCTGGTGACAAGCGCAGATTCGACTTTTGGTTATGTAGCTCATAGTCTTGGAGGTTTGAAGCCATGGATCCTTTACAAGCCTGAGAATCATGTAGCCCCTGATCCACCATGTAGGCGTGCTGTGTCAAAGGAACCATGTATGCATGCCCCTCCGTATTATGATTGCATAACAAAACAATGGACTGGCCCGGGTGCTAAACTTGATCCTCATGTACAGCATTGCGATGACAAGTGGTATGGTATTAAATTTATTGACAGAGAAGAGAACTTGTGA
- the LOC113767799 gene encoding galactoside 2-alpha-L-fucosyltransferase-like, with product MMMTRCPEAYRFFCNPVKVMGIFVASLVGFLVWFSAMSGWPSYGFQWSQKPGKEDVNLDDIIEQIRYIGDSFPQPVEVPKDKLLGGLFPEGLDVNTCVSRYQSALYRKEQKHQPSPNLVSRLRKYEALHKQCGPFTESYNRTLEYLKSGNHGQDSNSTGCKYVIWIPMAGLGNRMLSLSSAFLYALLTNRVLLVDPGSGVSDLFCEPFPEVSWLLPSNFPLIGKFSSVDQKSPETFGNLLRNRSHANSTSSSLPPYLYLYLVHDYDDFDKRIFCDHDHTILQNIPWLIVKSNIYFAPSLVSIPSFQQDISDLFPNLGTVFHYLGRYLFNPTNFIWGLVTRYYNINLARADEKIGIQIRVLDKDFGRFERVLNQTLGCMLRENLLPEINGTKPVVIQSGKLKTKALLITSLRSWYSEAIKSMYWKRSTVTGEVVEVHQPSHEQYQHTRRRMHNIKAWAEIYLLSLTDKLVTSGGSTFGYIAHSLGGLKPWILYKPEDHVIPNPPCQRGVSMEPCMHAPPYYDCTSKKWTGPGGKLDPNVQHCDDKWWGIKFIDRE from the exons ATGATGATGACCAGGTGTCCAGAGGCCTATAGATTCTTCTGCAATCCAGTCAAAGTAATGGGGATTTTTGTAGCTTCCTTGGTGGGGTTCTTGGTTTGGTTCTCAGCAATGAGCGGCTGGCCTTCCTATGGCTTTCAATGGAGTCAGAAACCAGGGAAAGAAG ATGTTAATTTGGACGACATTATAGAACAGATCAGGTACATTGGAGATTCTTTTCCCCAGCCAGTCGAGGTGCCAAAGGATAAGCTTCTTGGTGGCCTTTTCCCAGAAGGATTAGATGTAAATACATGTGTAAGTAGGTATCAATCAGCCTTGTACAGAAAGGAACAAAAACACCAGCCTTCTCCCAATCTAGTCTCAAGGTTAAGAAAATATGAAGCCCTGCATAAACAATGTGGACCATTTACAGAGTCCTACAACAGAACCTTGGAATATCTCAAGTCAGGCAACCATGGCCAAGACTCCAATTCCACTGGTTGCAAGTACGTAATCTGGATTCCAATGGCTGGTTTAGGAAACAGAATGCTTAGCTTATCATCTGCTTTTCTTTATGCCCTGCTAACAAATAGAGTCCTACTTGTTGATCCAGGAAGTGGAGTTTCTGATCTTTTCTGTGAACCATTTCCTGAGGTTTCCTGGTTACTCCCCTCTAACTTCCCCCTTATTGGTAAGTTCAGTAGCGTTGATCAGAAATCTCCTGAGACTTTTGGAAACCTGTTGAGAAACAGAAGCCATGCTAATTCAACTTCATCTTCCCTGCCACCATATCTCTATCTCTATCTAGTCCATGACTATGATGATTTTGACAAGCGTATCTTTTGTGATCATGATCATACTATTCTCCAGAATATACCTTGGCTTATTGTGAAATCAAACATATATTTTGCCCCATCTCTTGTTTCAATTCCATCTTTTCAGCAAGATATTAGCGATCTATTCCCAAATTTAGGAACTGTGTTTCATTACCTGGGCCGGTATCTCTTTAATCCCACCAACTTTATTTGGGGGCTTGTCACCAGGTATTACAACATCAATTTAGCCAGGGCAGATGAAAAGATAGGCATTCAGATACGAGTACTAGACAAAGATTTTGGTCGTTTTGAGCGCGTGCTAAATCAGACTTTGGGTTGTATGCTGAGGGAGAATCTGCTACCAGAAATCAACGGGACCAAACCTGTCGTCATTCAATCTGGAAAGCTCAAGACTAAAGCTCTTCTGATTACATCTTTAAGATCTTGGTACTCCGAGGCAATAAAAAGCATGTACTGGAAACGTTCCACCGTCACAGGCGAAGTGGTTGAAGTACACCAGCCAAGCCATGAGCAGTACCAGCATACTAGAAGACGAATGCACAATATAAAAGCATGGGCAGAAATCTATCTGCTGAGCTTGACTGATAAGCTGGTCACAAGCGGAGGTTCAACTTTTGGCTATATAGCTCATAGTCTTGGAGGATTGAAGCCATGGATCCTTTACAAGCCTGAGGATCATGTAATCCCAAATCCACCATGTCAGCGGGGCGTGTCAATGGAACCTTGCATGCATGCCCCTCCATATTATGATTGCACAAGTAAAAAATGGACTGGCCCAGGTGGTAAACTTGATCCTAATGTACAGCATTGTGATGACAAATGGTGGGGTATTAAATTCATTGACAGAGAATAG